The following proteins are encoded in a genomic region of Neurospora crassa OR74A linkage group VI, whole genome shotgun sequence:
- a CDS encoding 2-dehydropantoate 2-reductase gives MPDTIKQYSDPEKPVHVVFVGAGAVGCFYASRLHHPSKNIHVSLIARSNYKALLDNGVKLQTYSFGDYTFTPHAVFPNVAAAASAPVQQWDYVVITTKALPDRGDDSALIAPLIGPNSCIVLIQNGVGVEAPYRTRFPSTPIISAVTVVSAEQISQGVIRQNRWTRIHLGPYSNSASFDSSTPITKDRDEVSPSATTTPKVESTGNLTPTGSSSPSPSPSSSAPSSHHKLTDSDLALQQRGYDLASRLTSYLVHLGSVRDAHLSTESHLQLIRWHKLCINAAFNPCSILSGGIGNADMVRDPELRLFLSAIMYEIWDAAPLILGLPKGEGFEKDPKGFATPEKILKSTERNVGSKPSMLLDWEAGRPLELEVIVGNPVRIARGRGVEMPRLQGVYALLRSMQSVRERRKREGKL, from the exons ATGCCCGACACTATCAAGCAATATTCTGACCCGGAAAA ACCCGTCCATGTTGTCTTTGTAGGAGCTGGTGCCGTCGGTTGTTTCTATGCCTCGAGGCTGCATCAC CCCTCCAAAAACATCCACGTCTCCCTCATCGCCCGTTCCAATTACAAAGCCCTCTTAGACAACGGCGTCAAACTCCAAACCTACTCCTTCGGCGACTACACCTTCACCCCTCACGCCGTCTTCCCCaacgtcgccgccgccgcctccgctcCTGTTCAGCAATGGGACTAtgtcgtcatcaccaccaaagccCTTCCGGACCGCGGTGACGACTCGGCGCTCATCGCCCCGCTCATCGGTCCCAACTCGTGCATCGTCCTGATTCAAAACGGCGTCGGCGTCGAAGCACCTTACCGCACCCGTTTTCCTTCGACGCCCATCATCAGCGCCGTCACCGTCGTTTCCGCCGAACAAATCAGTCAGGGAGTCATCCGACAGAACCGATGGACGCGCATCCACCTTGGTCCGTACTCCAACTCAGCTAGCTTTGATTCTAGCACACCTATTACCAAAGACCGTGATGAAGTCTCCCCTTCTGCCACTACCACTCCCAAAGTTGAATCGACAGGCAATCTAACACCCaccggctcctcctccccttctccttccccctcttcATCCGCGCCATCTTCTCACCACAAACTCACCGATTCCGACCTCGCCCTCCAACAAAGGGGCTATGACCTGGCATCCCGCCTCACCTCTTACCTCGTCCACTTGGGCTCAGTCCGCGACGCCCATCTCTCCACCGAATCCCACCTCCAGCTCATCCGGTGGCACAAACTCTGCATCAACGCCGCCTTCAACCCGTGCTCCATCTTATCCGGCGGTATCGGCAACGCCGACATGGTTCGGGACCCCGAGCTCCGTCTCTTTTTGTCCGCCATCATGTACGAAATCTGGGATGCTGCGCCTTTGATCCTGGGTCTGCCCAAGGGAGAAGGGTTCGAAAAGGATCCCAAGGGGTTCGCGACGCCGGAGAAGATTCTCAAGTCGACGGAGAGGAACGTGGGTTCCAAGCCGAGTATGTTGTTGGATTGGGAGGCGGGAAGGccgttggagttggaggttATTGTGGGTAATCCGGTGAGGATTGCGAGGGGACGGGGGGTGGAGATGCCGAGGTTGCAAGGGGTTTATGCGTTGTTGAGGAGTATGCAGAGTGtcagggagaggaggaagagggaagggaagtTGTAG